In the Afipia sp. GAS231 genome, CAAGCGGGTCGCGCCCGAACGTCGCCGCTCGGGCTCGCCTTTCTCGCCGTCGCATCGGTGGGGTGGGGGCTCAACTTCCCGATCATGAAACATCTCTTGACCGAGTGGCCGCCGCTGTCCTCGCGCGGCCTGTGCGGCATCGTCGGCGCCGCGGCACTCGCATTGATTGCGGTCGCACGGCAGCAACAACTGCGCGTGCCGCGGCGGATGTGGCTGCGCCTGTTGCTGGTCTCGACGCTGCAAATCGGCAGCTGGACCGCGTTCATGGGATTAGCACTGCTTTGGCTCAGCGCCAGCGAGGCCGCGGTGCTCGGAATTTCGATCCCGGTCTGGGTCGCGTTGCTGGCGTGGCCTGTTCTCGGCGAACGGCTGTCGCCGCTGCGTGCGATCTCGCTGACCGTCGCGCTCGCCGGCATCGTCGTGCTGATCGGCGGCAGCGGCCTCGAGGCCAACGTTGAAAAGCTGCCGGGCATCCTGTGTGCGCTGGCGGGCGCGGTGTGCGTCGCGCTCGGCACCGTGTTGACCAAGCATTTTCCGTTGGCGATGCCGCCATTGTCGCTGGCGGCGTGGCAGATCGGCCTTGGCTGCCTGCCGATCGCGATCATCGGCCTTGCTGTCGAGCATCCGCAGCTTGCTGATCTCTCGACCACCGGCTGGGCGTCGATGCTCTATATGACGGTCATCCAGTTCTGCCTGAGCTACGTCTGCTGGTTCGCGGCATTGGAGCGGCTGCCGGCGGCGACGGCGTCGATCGGCACGCTGCTGGTGCCGGTGGTCGGCGTGCTCGCGGCGGCGGCGATGCTGCACGAGCCGCTGGGCCTGCGCGAGGTCGGAGCGCTCGTGGTCACGCTCGGCGGCGTCGCCATGGCGCTGCGTTCGTAAGGTAATTGGCAATGAAGAGGGCGGCGCACCGGAATGGGCGCCCCTCGAACTCCCGAGCCACTGATGCCGTGACGGGCAGGGGTGCCGGTAGCCGTCGTCGCCGAGATAACCCCGACCGTCGCAATAGCCGAAACTCTGCGAAACGATTGCGCCGCCGATCACCGTACCGGCAGGCGGCGCAACGTCCGTGTGCTAGCATTCGTTCGATAAAAATTCATTTTTCAACATCGAAGGCCAGCAAAAAGTAATTTTATTATAAATTCCGCTTGAAATATTAAAATACTCAATGTATCTCTTGAAAAGGTCAATTAGAGGCTGTCCCTTGAAGCAGATAAAACCAGACGACTGGCAAGCCCTCACTGAACTCACCCAAGGACGATCTTTCGTGGTCGAACGGGTTCGCCTGATCGATTCCTGCATCGCGATCGAAGGCGCGTTCGAACTGCCGCAGCTTGCCCGGCTGTCGGCGGAAGATCAGGTCTTCGTGGCAGCCTTCCTGCGCAGCCATGGCTCGATCAAGGAAATGGAGCAGGTGTTCGGCGTCAGCTATCCGACCGTGAAGGCGCGCCTTAACCGCATCGCGGGTGGGCTCGAATTCGTCGATCTCGATCCTAAACCGCCGCGCGCCGAAGTGATCGAGCGTCTGAAGCGCGGCGAGATTACGGCCGACGAGGCGATCGAAGTCCTGGAGGGACGAAAATGATGCAGTTGCCCGAACCCAGCAGCGCCCGGCGTTCGAAGGCGTTTGCCGCGCCGAAACGCTTTCGCCTGTGGCTGCCGCTCACGCCGCTGCTGATATTGCTGTCGCCGCTCCTGCTGCTGGCGATCGTCATCGCGGCTTTCCTGCCGTACCCCCTTGGGGTGAACCCCACGCACATCGTGATCGAGGGCGTCCGCACCTTGCTGGCGCTCCACGGTACCCGCGTCGAAGTCCAAAGTCCGGACGCCTCCATCCTCATCAATATCTTCTAAGGAGAATGCCCCATGATCGAAGATCGTCGCTCCATTCTGCAGATGCTGTCCGAAAGCAAGATCACGCTCGACGAAGCCGATCGTCTGATCGCCGCCTTGGAGCGCGGACACGCCGATGCCCCGCAAAG is a window encoding:
- a CDS encoding DMT family transporter, with amino-acid sequence MSVIRQAGRARTSPLGLAFLAVASVGWGLNFPIMKHLLTEWPPLSSRGLCGIVGAAALALIAVARQQQLRVPRRMWLRLLLVSTLQIGSWTAFMGLALLWLSASEAAVLGISIPVWVALLAWPVLGERLSPLRAISLTVALAGIVVLIGGSGLEANVEKLPGILCALAGAVCVALGTVLTKHFPLAMPPLSLAAWQIGLGCLPIAIIGLAVEHPQLADLSTTGWASMLYMTVIQFCLSYVCWFAALERLPAATASIGTLLVPVVGVLAAAAMLHEPLGLREVGALVVTLGGVAMALRS
- a CDS encoding DUF2089 domain-containing protein produces the protein MKQIKPDDWQALTELTQGRSFVVERVRLIDSCIAIEGAFELPQLARLSAEDQVFVAAFLRSHGSIKEMEQVFGVSYPTVKARLNRIAGGLEFVDLDPKPPRAEVIERLKRGEITADEAIEVLEGRK